A DNA window from Daucus carota subsp. sativus chromosome 3, DH1 v3.0, whole genome shotgun sequence contains the following coding sequences:
- the LOC135151533 gene encoding uncharacterized protein LOC135151533 yields MAPKRARGRPSNNRENEEGNRNANQNLDITQLLELVRQQTATIAQQQQLLQQMQPPQPPPGNVTTFKTFQSVKPPEFIGTQDPVEAHAWLKEMEKAFALTNVGDNQKVEYAAYFLKGESNYWWETAKALEPEGIITWDRFKRMFLDKYFPRYMQTQMEMKFFELKQDNMTVGEYEKKFTELSRFMGEYVDSEEKRAKRFQQGLKPWLRSRVVAFELTTYAEVVQKAMVIEGESEQNQKEKGNKKRRFESGEEGTSYKGQNQKVNQRFKLQSGPGNFKKRESGNKSQENRFQSSGQKPLQGSIPECKVCNKKHTGICNKANVVCYKCHAKGHYAHECKNQKANVTCYKCGRVGHVSRECKGAVNNQLLQMTAMPYPMNQATPMPAPSFPMPFNQPQMASSSSHPALTYPAQARTFNMNVKDAIQSSDVVSGTLSVNAASAKVLIDSGATRSFISKSFVDKWNCETQLMQEPLSVVLANKDRISVEHVFPHCTIVIAGHVFPASLIPFQLGEFDVILGMDWLTSFNAQIDCKNKRVVLSSPQGKKVTFKGQRQTQRFLTSMQAKKMIRKGCEAYLAYVIDKSKEVSSPEDIPVVRDFIDVFPEELPGLPPDRQIEFTIELAPGTEPVSKAPYRMAPSEMKELAKQIQELLDKGFIRPSVSPWGAPVLFVKKKDGSMRLCIDYRELNKLTIKNRYPLPRIDDLFDQLKGASCFSKIDLRSGYHQLKIKAEDIPKTAFRTRYGHYEFLVMAFGLTNAPAAFMDLMNRVFKEYLDKFVIVFIDDILVYSKTKADHEEHLRIVLEVLRKERLYAKFSKCEFWLTEVRFLGHIVGSEGIRVDPKRLRL; encoded by the coding sequence ATGGCACCTAAAAGAGCTCGAGGAAGACCCTCTAATAACCGAGAGAATGAAGAAGGAAACCGAAACGCGAACCAGAACCTTGACATAACACAACTTCTAGAATTGGTACGCCAACAAACAGCCACTATtgcccaacaacaacaacttcttcaacaaaTGCAACCACCACAACCACCTCCAGGAAATGTCACCACTTTCAAAACCTTCCAATCCGTAAAACCCCCAGAATTCATAGGAACCCAAGATCCGGTTGAAGCTCATGCTTGGTTAaaagagatggagaaggcttttgcCTTGACAAATGTTGGAGATAATCAGAAGGTGGAGTATGCTGCTTATTTTCTTAAAGGAGAATCGAACTATTGGTGGGAAACAGCAAAAGCTTTAGAACCCGAAGGAATTATTACTTGGGACAGATTTAAGAGAATGTTTTTGGATAAGTACTTTCCTCGCTATATGCAAACACAAATGGagatgaagttctttgaattaaaaCAAGATAATATGACAGTTGGGGAGTATGAGAAGAAGTTCACTGAACTATCTAGATTTATGGGAGAGTATGTTGATTCTGAAGAGAagagagcgaagagatttcaacaaggactaAAGCCGTGGTTGAGAAGTCGGGTGGTAGCTTTTGAATTGACTACTTATGCTGAAGTAGTTCAAaaagcaatggtaattgaaggcgAAAGTGAgcagaatcagaaggagaaaggcaacaaaaagagaagatttgaatcgGGAGAAGAAGGCACAAGTTACAAGGGCCAGAATCAAAAAGTTAATCAAAGGTTTAAACTTCAAAGTGGACCCGGAAACTTCAAGAAGAGAGAATCTGGGAACAAGTCACAAGAAAACAGATTTCAATCGAGTGGACAGAAACCCCTGCAAGGATCAATTCCGGAGTGTAAAGTTTGTAATAAGAAGCATACGGGGATTTGCAACAAGGCGAACGTAGTTTGTTACAAGTGTCATGCAAAAGGCCACTATGCTCATGAATGTAAGAATCAGAAGGCCAATGTCACGTGCTACAAGTGTGGTAGAGTGGGACATGTGTCAAGGGAATGCAAAGGAGCGGTTAACAATCAATTGCTACAAATGACTGCTATGCCGTATCCGATGAATCAAGCAACTCCTATGCCAGCACCATCATTTCCAATGCCTTTCAATCAACCTCAAATGGCATCATCCTCATCTCATCCAGCTTTGACCTATCCGGCACAAGCAAGGACTTTCAACATGAATGTAAAGGATGCAATTCAAAGTTCTGATGTAGtttcaggtacgctttctgtgaaCGCTGCTAGTGCTAAAGTATTGATTGACTCGGGAGCTACAAGGTCATTTATTTCGAagtcttttgttgataagtggAATTGTGAAACCCAATTGATGCAGGAACCCCTATCTGTTGTCTTAGCTAATAAAGATAGAATATCTGTAGAACATGTGTTCCCCCATTGTACAATAGTGATAGCCGGACACGTTTTTCCTGCGAGTCTTATTCCTTTCCAGTTAGGCGAATTCGACGTGATattagggatggattggttgacaAGCTTCaatgctcaaatagattgcAAGAATAAAAGGGTGGTATTGAGTTCACCACAAGGCAAGAAGGTAACATTCAAGGGTCAAAGGCAAACTCAAAGATTTCTTACTTCGATGCAAGCAAAGAAGATGATTCGGAAGGGATGCGAGGCGTATTTGGCATATGTAATTGATAAGAGTAAAGAAGTTTCTAGCCCTGAAGACATTCcagtagtaagagattttatagATGTGTTTCCCGAAGAACTTCCTGGCTTACCCCCGGACCGACAAATCGAGTTTACAATAGAACTTGCACCCGGCACCGAACCTGTTTCGAAGGCTCCTTATAGAATGGCTCCGTCAGAGATGAAGGAATTGGCGAAGCAAATACAAGAGCTATTAGACAAGGGATTTATACGGCCAAGTGTTTCACCTTGGGGCGCACCGGtcttgtttgtgaagaagaaagacGGGAGTATGAGACTTTGTATAGATTATCGAGAATTGAACAAATTGACGATTAAGAATAGGTACCCTTTGCCTAGAATTGATGATCTGTTTGACCAACTCAAGGGAGCTTCttgtttttcgaaaattgaTCTACGGTCGGGATAccaccaattgaagattaaggctGAAGACATACCGAAGACAGCTTTTCGAACACGATACGGACATTACGAATTCCTTGTTATGGCTTTTGGATTGACGAACGCACCGGCTGCTTTCATGGACTTAATGAATCgggtattcaaggaatatttagACAAATTCGTCATAGTTTTCATCGATGATATTTTGGTGTATTCAAAGACGAAAGCTGATCACGAAGAACATCTAAGAATAGTGTTGGAAGTGTTGCGAAAGGAGAGATTGTATGCCAAATTCTcgaaatgtgagttttggttgacGGAAGTAAGATTTCTCggacatattgttggaagtgaagggaTTAGAGTGGACCCGAAAAGATTgaggctgtga